The window CGGGATTGGCCTTCAGCCACGCGATCATCTCTTTCAGAGTGTTGGCCTCGAGCGACTTCCGGCCGACGATGAGCTGCGTGCCCATCGCGATCGTCGCGACCGGCTCGAAATCGGCGATCACATCGTATGGCAGCTTGAAGATCGCGCCGTTGAGCACATGCGTGCCCCAATGGCCGATCGTGATCGTGGTGCCATCAGGCGTTGCACGCGCAACGCGGGCGCCGGCGATGCTGCCGGAGGCGCCCGCCACGTTTTCGACCACGATCGTCGCGTGCAATTCGGCGGCGATGCGTTCGGACAGGATGCGTGCCAGCGTGTCGGTCGGACCGCCCGCCGCGAACGGCACCACGAGGGTGATCGGCCGCGACGGAAACGGCTGGGCGTTTGCCGGTGTGGCCCACGCCGCACATCCGATCAAGGCGCACACGACCATCACGTGGCCACGCAGTCCAGCCCACCGCCCCCGCATTCCATCCACCCTTTTTCACCGCCCGCATGTCGTCAGCGGGCTGGGGCGAAGTGAACGCTGCCGGTTCGACCAAGGCAAGCGGTAAGTTTACCAAGCGACTATCCTGCCGCTCGACGCGGCGTCAGATGAGCGGCGCTATCAGCCGGCGGCGCGATGTGCATCAGGATGGTCTGGGTGGCGGATGCGACCTCGATGCCGTTGTGCTGGAAACGCTGCTTCATGCGGCGGTTGAATTCGCGCTGCACCGGCCAGCGGCCGGCCTCGGTGCAACGGATCTGGCCGACGATCGACACCATGGCGCCATCGACCTTGTCGATGCCCCAGAGCTCGAGATCGCCGCGGATCAGGCTGCGGAATTCCGCCTCGCGGCGCATCTCGTCGACGATGTCCTTGAGGATCTGGCCGGCGCGGTCGGTGTCCTCCTTGTAGGCGACGTTGACGCTGACGGACGCATTGCCGGCGCCGCGGCTGGCATTGGTGATGGTCGTGACCGCGCTGAACGGCACGATGTGCACGGCACCGTCGCCAGCCCGCAGCCTGATCGTGCGGATCGAGACGTTCTCGACCACGCCCGAGAGCCCCGACACGCTGACGCTGTCGCCGACCTGGACGGTGTTCTCCAGCAGCAGGAATAGCCCGGTGATGAGATCCTGCACCAGCTTTTGCGAACCGAAGCCGATGGCGATGCCGACGATGCCGGCGCCCGCCAGCAGCGGCGCGACGTTGACGCCGATCTCGCTGAGCGCCGTGAGGCCGACGACGGTGGCGATCACGCACAGCAAGGCCGTGCGCAGCATCGGCTGAAAGGTCCGCAGCCGCGCGGCGCGGGCATAGTGGCCGTCGCGCGACAGCGAATTTATCTGGCGGTCCAGCAGCGCGTTACTGGCTTCCCAGATCGCCGCTGCGATGAACACGGCAAGGCCGATCGTCACCACCGCCGAGATCAGTCGGCTGCCGATCTGGCCGCCATAGAACCAGACGATGGCGTCGACGCCCCAGACTTCGAGCACGGCCACCAGGCCGATGAAGGCGATGACGCCGGATACGATCTTGCGCAGCAGCGGCAGGTAGCGGTTGGCGCGAATCTCGAGGCCCGGAAAGCGCTGGAGGATCTCCGGCTTGATGCGGAAGCCGCGGTCGATCAGGCCCAGCGTCAGCATGATGGCAACGCGCGTGATCAGCGCTACCGCGATGGTGCCGACGAAATATTGCAGCAGTAACGAATAGCCGTTGCGAATGTTCAGCGCCCACACCGCCCACAGCGCCAGGTCGAGCGCGATGGCGAGATAATGCCAGCCGCCCGCAATGCGGTTGCGCAGTCCCGCCGCGATCCCCTGCCGGTCGGCCGGCGCGCGGATGGCTTCGGCGACCTGGCGGCGGCATTGCAGGATGATGACGACGATGAAGAGATGCACGACCAGCATCACCATGCGCAGGAGCGCGGCATAGCCGCCGCGATGCAGGCCCAGTAGCAGCGCCACATTGGCAAAGGCGATGCCGGAGACGCCGACACCGACGATACGGCGCGCCCAGATCTCGATATAGGCGGCGGTTTCGGCCTTGACCGGAAACAAGCCGAACGGCCCCGCCAGCACACGGACCACACAGATGAGCCCGCGCGAGAATGCATAGGCGTTGACGACCGCGAGGATCACGAGGCGGACGGTGGCGGGCTCGCCGATCTCGGTGCCGAGCAGCGCCGTGGCGACGCCGACAAAGACCAACACGGGAAGCAGCTCGAGCAGAAAGCGTCCCAGCACGAGGGGCAACCGCAGCATGATTTGCCAGGCCCGCGCCAGGCTGTGGCGGCGCCTGTGCAGTTCGGGCGCGGGGGTGACATCGGCCACCGATGACGGCGGATCGGCAATGGGCAACACCTGCACCGGCAGACGCGCCGTTTGCGGCATGCGCCCTTCAAGGAACACGACAGGGCGCCGGATCAGACGGAAGACCAGCCATTCGGCGCAAAAGGCGCAGCCGAACACCAGCGCAAGCTTCCAGGCGATCTCGATCAGGAGATTGTAGGCCGCGGGGTCGTTCACGGTACGCACGATCCAGTAATAGAACGCCGGGAAGTGCGTGAGCGTCCTGGCCATATCGGCGACCTCTCGCGAAATTTCGCCGATCTCCTCGGACACGGTGAGCATGAGCTGCGCACCGAGACCGTCGGCCGCGAGCGGGATCGGCGATTTTGGCTCGGGCGCGGGCTGCTGTGCACCGGACGCATTCGCGATCACGCGCAGCGTGTCGATCATCTGCGCGCGTTTCTTGTCGTCCTGAAGCGTGTCCAGCGCGCGCTTGGCCTCATCGGGCGACAACGCGGCAGCGCTGTTTGCCGCCGGTGCAGGCGGCGCGGCGCGGGTGCTGGAGAGAGATGAGATCGCGATCAAGAACGCGGCGAGAAGCGCGGAGGCAAGCTTATGCGACACGAGGGATTCCCTGGGAAAAATGAATGCGACGGCGACGTCGGGACCGTCACCGCCGAAGCACATGCATCATGTCGGATCGACGCTATTCGCCCGGGCGCTGTGTCGGAAGTTGGCCAATGAGGCGACATTCTCTTGGCATTTGCCGCGGTGCAGGAAACGGGAACCGCGGTCTCAAGCCCGGACGCGCGCCACTGGAATGCGGACGCACAAAACCTCTACCGTCACTCCGGGAGTCGGCCCGGAATGACGGCGATGAGGAGGAGAGAAGCACGATGTCAAAACGTGGCGGCCGCGTCACGGCCATCCGACATAATTCGGTGTGATGCAATCGATGTGACGTAGAATACAGCGCCGGGCAGGTAGGGGCTATGCCACACTGATGCAGCCCTCTAAACCTTGGCCCGGCGTGCCGTTCGCGTTTCTGCCGCTATGCGATAGTCCGAACGAGCTCCATCGCACTTAACGCGGCTGGTTCTGCGGAGGTGGTGTCATAGACCTCCCCTTGCTCTTGATGTGGACGTTGCGCGTCGCTTGTCTGCGACCGCTGCGATGGTCCTCCCGTGACGCAGGACTGTCAAGCACGATCAACGGCGCGCAAATCACATTTGAAAACGCGTTCCATTCCAGCGCGACGGATTCGCCGCTGCCGAAACACGAGAAGTGGACGAGTTACGAGACCGCCCTTCCCGCCGCTGTGGAGCGCGTCTGCTACGGTGGCCCGCGGGTCCTGAGGAATTTGGGGATGATGACATCATACCCCTGTTTTGCCCGACGAGTCAAACCACTTCGATAAATCCGCAATCGATCGAGCTGACCTTCAAGTCATTGATTTCGTTATCCCCGGCTACTGTG of the Bradyrhizobium sp. WSM1417 genome contains:
- a CDS encoding mechanosensitive ion channel domain-containing protein, with the protein product MSHKLASALLAAFLIAISSLSSTRAAPPAPAANSAAALSPDEAKRALDTLQDDKKRAQMIDTLRVIANASGAQQPAPEPKSPIPLAADGLGAQLMLTVSEEIGEISREVADMARTLTHFPAFYYWIVRTVNDPAAYNLLIEIAWKLALVFGCAFCAEWLVFRLIRRPVVFLEGRMPQTARLPVQVLPIADPPSSVADVTPAPELHRRRHSLARAWQIMLRLPLVLGRFLLELLPVLVFVGVATALLGTEIGEPATVRLVILAVVNAYAFSRGLICVVRVLAGPFGLFPVKAETAAYIEIWARRIVGVGVSGIAFANVALLLGLHRGGYAALLRMVMLVVHLFIVVIILQCRRQVAEAIRAPADRQGIAAGLRNRIAGGWHYLAIALDLALWAVWALNIRNGYSLLLQYFVGTIAVALITRVAIMLTLGLIDRGFRIKPEILQRFPGLEIRANRYLPLLRKIVSGVIAFIGLVAVLEVWGVDAIVWFYGGQIGSRLISAVVTIGLAVFIAAAIWEASNALLDRQINSLSRDGHYARAARLRTFQPMLRTALLCVIATVVGLTALSEIGVNVAPLLAGAGIVGIAIGFGSQKLVQDLITGLFLLLENTVQVGDSVSVSGLSGVVENVSIRTIRLRAGDGAVHIVPFSAVTTITNASRGAGNASVSVNVAYKEDTDRAGQILKDIVDEMRREAEFRSLIRGDLELWGIDKVDGAMVSIVGQIRCTEAGRWPVQREFNRRMKQRFQHNGIEVASATQTILMHIAPPADSAAHLTPRRAAG